In the Magnolia sinica isolate HGM2019 chromosome 15, MsV1, whole genome shotgun sequence genome, one interval contains:
- the LOC131227760 gene encoding WAT1-related protein At5g07050-like has protein sequence MESQGCCSNFFQRSKPYIAMISLQFGYAGMNIITKVSLNRGMSHYVLVVYRHAFATAVIAPFAIILERKVRPKITFPIFMQIFVLGLLGPVIDQNFYYAGLKFTSPTFSCALSNMLPAMTFVMAVLCRMEKVDIKKVRCQAKVIGTLVTVAGAMFMTLYKGPIVEMVWSKSVHPRKSYVTNTTDVTDKEDWFKGSILLIIATLAWAAFFILQAITMRRYTAHLSLTALVCFMGTLQSIAVTFVMQHSPSVWTIGWDMNLLAAAYAGIVSSSIAYYVQGLVMQKRGPVFVTAFSPLMMIIVAIMGSLILAEKIYLGGVLGAILIVAGLYSVLWGKYKEHREKQAMESIPEAIKGIEGNNLPMIEDTEANDIESAIAKGNESSLGDQAVSVPVSVPPPMKANGN, from the exons ATGGAAAGCCAGGGATGCTGCAGCAACTTCTTTCAAAGGTCCAAGCCTTACATCGCCATGATCTCACTTCAATTTGGCTATGCGGGCATGAACATTATCACTAAGGTCTCCCTCAATAGAGGAATGAGCCACTATGTTCTCGTCGTCTACCGCCATGCATTCGCCACTGCTGTGATAGCGCCATTCGCCATCATTCTCGAGAG GAAGGTTCGACCGAAGATCACGTTTCCAATTTTCATGCAGATATTTGTACTGGGTCTTCTTGG GCCAGTGATTGATCAGAACTTTTATTATGCTGGGCTGAAATTCACCTCCCCCACCTTCTCTTGTGCCTTGAGCAACATGTTACCTGCCATGACATTCGTCATGGCTGTTCTATGCAG GATGGAGAAAGTAGACATAAAGAAAGTAAGGTGCCAGGCAAAGGTAATAGGAACTCTAGTGACAGTGGCGGGAGCAATGTTTATGACCTTGTACAAGGGGCCTATTGTAGAGATGGTGTGGTCCAAGTCCGTCCATCCTCGTAAATCCTATGTGACAAACACCACAGATGTGACTGACAAAGAAGACTGGTTCAAGGGCTCCATTCTCCTCATCATAGCCACACTAGCTTGGGCAGCTTTCTTCATCTTGCAG GCTATAACAATGAGGAGATATACAGCTCACCTCTCCCTCACAGCACTAGTGTGCTTTATGGGCACTCTTCAGTCAATTGCTGTGACCTTTGTCATGCAGCACTCCCCTTCTGTCTGGACCATAGGCTGGGACATGAACCTTCTTGCTGCTGCCTATGCT GGAATCGTCTCTTCGAGCATTGCGTACTATGTCCAAGGGCTAGTCATGCAAAAAAGAGGGCCTGTTTTTGTCACTGCCTTCAGCCCTCTGATGATGATCATAGTAGCCATCATGGGATCTCTCATCCTTGCAGAAAAGATTTACTTAGGAGG TGTCCTTGGTGCCATATTGATAGTTGCAGGCCTGTACTCAGTCCTGTGGGGCAAGTACAAGGAACACAGAGAGAAACAGGCCATGGAATCCATCCCAGAGGCTATTAAGGGCATTGAAGGAAACAACCTTCCCATGATAGAAGACACTGAAGCCAATGACATTGAATCTGCGATAGCAAAAGGTAACGAGAGCTCTCTCGGTGACCAGGCCGTCAGCGTTCCCGTTAGTGTCCCACCACCCATGAAAGCTAACGGTAACTAG